From one Melospiza melodia melodia isolate bMelMel2 chromosome 6, bMelMel2.pri, whole genome shotgun sequence genomic stretch:
- the DIO3 gene encoding thyroxine 5-deiodinase codes for MLHSVGVHTLQLLTQAAACILLFPRFLLTAVMLWLLDFLCIRKKMLTMPTAEEAASASEEPPPDDPPVCVSDSNRMFTLESLKAVWHGQKLDFFKSAHVGSLAPNPEVIQLDGQKRLRILDFARGKRPLILNFGSCTUPPFMARLRSFQRLAAHFVDIADFLLVYIEEAHPSDGWVSSDAAYNIPKHQCLQDRLRAAQLMREGAPDCPLAVDTMDNASSAAYGAYFERLYIIQEEKVMYQGGRGPEGYKISELRSWLDQYKTRLQSPSTVVIQV; via the coding sequence ATGCTCCACTCCGTCGGCGTTCACACCTTGCAGCTGCTCACCCAGGCGGCCGCCTGCATCCTCCTATTTCCCCGCTTCCTGCTCACCGCCGTGATGCTCTGGCTCCTGGATTTTCTGTGCATTAGGAAGAAGATGCTGACGATGCCCACGGCGGAGGAGGCGGCCAGCGCCAGCGAGGAGCCGCCCCCCGACGACCCCCCGGTCTGCGTGTCCGACTCCAACCGCATGTTCACGCTGGAGTCGCTGAAAGCCGTGTGGCACGGGCAGAAGCTGGACTTCTTCAAGTCGGCGCACGTGGGTTCCTTGGCCCCTAACCCCGAGGTGATCCAGCTGGACGGGCAGAAGAGGCTCCGCATCCTGGACTTCGCCCGCGGCAAGAGACCCCTCATCCTCAACTTCGGCAGCTGCACCTGACCCCCGTTCATGGCCCGCCTGAGGTCCTTCCAGCGCCTGGCCGCGCACTTCGTGGACATTGCCGACTTCCTGCTGGTGTACATTGAAGAAGCACACCCGTCCGACGGCTGGGTCAGCTCGGATGCAGCCTACAACATCCCCAAGCACCAGTGCCTCCAGGACAGGCTGCGGGCAGCTCAGCTGATGAGGGAAGGGGCGCCCGATTGCCCCCTGGCCGTGGACACCATGGACAATGCTTCCAGCGCCGCCTACGGTGCCTACTTCGAGAGGCTCTACATCATCCAGGAGGAGAAGGTGATGTACCAGGGAGGCAGAGGACCAGAGGGCTACAAGATCTCGGAGCTGAGGAGCTGGCTAGACCAGTACAAAACCCGGCTCCAGAGCCCCAGCACGGTGGTCATCCAAGTGTAA